From Draconibacterium halophilum, one genomic window encodes:
- a CDS encoding RNA polymerase sigma-70 factor: MKSFEENKLFENIQQGDEKAFEKLFKMYYRYLCNFASKIIEDDIAAEEIVQDFFVKFWERRTELSVESSLKNYLFRSVKNLCLNYIKHSIIRLQHAQKVISESESSNFNNDYIEVNLAADIAKSIEELPEKRREIFRLSREEGLKYREIAEKLNISIKTVEAQMSLAIKSLRDKLNKYNTFIFYFFVSRTKKV, encoded by the coding sequence ATGAAGTCATTCGAAGAAAACAAACTATTCGAAAATATTCAGCAGGGCGATGAAAAAGCTTTTGAAAAGCTATTCAAAATGTATTACAGATACCTTTGCAACTTTGCCTCGAAAATTATTGAAGACGATATTGCTGCCGAAGAAATCGTTCAGGATTTTTTCGTGAAGTTTTGGGAACGCCGGACCGAGCTTTCTGTTGAATCGTCGCTGAAAAACTACCTGTTCCGATCAGTAAAAAACCTTTGCCTGAATTATATTAAACATAGTATTATTAGGCTACAACATGCTCAAAAAGTAATTTCCGAATCGGAATCGAGCAACTTTAATAACGATTATATAGAAGTTAATCTGGCAGCCGACATTGCCAAAAGCATTGAAGAACTGCCGGAAAAACGTCGCGAAATATTCCGGCTTAGCCGCGAAGAAGGATTAAAATACCGCGAAATTGCCGAAAAACTAAATATTTCTATAAAAACTGTGGAGGCACAAATGAGTTTGGCAATCAAATCATTACGAGATAAATTAAACAAATATAACACCTTCATCTTCTACTTTTTTGTTAGCAGGACAAAAAAAGTTTAG
- a CDS encoding MFS transporter: MKKKVKVKFPKAFWVANAVELLERAAYYGVFIVITLYLSRILGFNDFQAAILAGSFSAGLYLLPTFAGAIADKIGFKKSLLIAFSLLSIGYLSMGVLPTMLESSGLVEYTKTTQFNGLRESNLKWIIIPIMLVIMIGGSFIKSCITGTVARETTIKTRAQGYSIFYMMVNIGAFSGKTIVKPLRDAMGNEGLVTLNYFAAGITFLAVILVAIFYKASRSQGETKSFTQILDALVKVLSNARLIILILIITGFWMVQHQLYATMPKYVLRLAGEGSAISWFANVNPLVVFLTVGFVTQLMRNKTSLFSMTVGMFIMPVSALCMASGHLMGSEFILGLHPVAFMMIVGIIFQGLAETFISPRYLEYFSLQAPSGEEGLYLGFSHLHSFLSSILGFGLSGWLLTKYCPDPLLFDTHAEWEAASVNAHYIWFYFVGIASVSAISLIVYGKVVKHIDRNKQISA, from the coding sequence ATGAAAAAGAAAGTAAAAGTGAAGTTCCCAAAAGCATTTTGGGTGGCTAATGCAGTGGAATTATTAGAGCGGGCTGCCTATTATGGAGTGTTTATTGTTATCACACTGTATTTGTCGCGTATATTAGGATTTAACGATTTTCAGGCGGCAATTCTGGCCGGATCGTTTTCTGCGGGGCTGTACCTGCTACCTACCTTTGCCGGTGCAATTGCCGATAAAATTGGTTTTAAAAAATCTTTGCTGATTGCTTTTTCGTTGCTTTCGATTGGTTACCTGTCGATGGGTGTATTGCCAACCATGCTCGAATCTTCAGGCTTGGTAGAATATACGAAAACTACACAGTTTAACGGACTCCGCGAGAGCAACTTAAAGTGGATTATTATTCCGATAATGCTTGTGATAATGATTGGCGGATCGTTTATCAAGTCGTGTATTACCGGAACAGTTGCCCGCGAAACTACCATAAAGACACGCGCCCAGGGCTATTCTATTTTTTATATGATGGTAAATATTGGTGCATTTTCGGGAAAAACCATTGTAAAGCCATTGCGCGATGCCATGGGAAATGAGGGGCTGGTAACGCTGAATTACTTTGCTGCAGGAATTACATTTTTAGCGGTAATTTTGGTAGCTATTTTTTATAAAGCCAGCCGGTCGCAGGGCGAAACGAAGAGTTTTACACAGATTCTTGATGCGCTGGTTAAGGTACTTTCCAATGCACGTTTAATAATTCTTATCCTTATTATTACCGGCTTTTGGATGGTACAGCATCAGTTGTATGCCACCATGCCTAAGTATGTATTACGGCTTGCGGGGGAAGGCAGTGCTATTTCGTGGTTTGCCAACGTAAACCCGCTGGTGGTTTTTCTTACCGTAGGTTTTGTAACTCAGCTTATGCGTAATAAAACCTCGCTGTTTTCGATGACCGTCGGGATGTTTATTATGCCTGTTTCTGCACTGTGCATGGCATCAGGACATTTAATGGGCAGCGAATTCATTTTAGGCTTGCACCCCGTTGCTTTTATGATGATTGTGGGGATCATTTTCCAGGGACTGGCTGAAACATTTATTTCTCCCCGCTACCTGGAGTATTTTTCGTTGCAGGCACCATCAGGTGAAGAAGGTTTGTATCTTGGTTTTAGTCACTTACACTCCTTTCTTTCTTCTATTCTTGGTTTTGGATTGTCGGGCTGGTTGCTTACCAAATATTGCCCCGATCCGTTGTTGTTTGATACACATGCCGAGTGGGAAGCTGCTTCAGTAAATGCACATTATATCTGGTTTTATTTTGTGGGAATTGCCTCGGTATCAGCTATTTCGTTAATTGTTTATGGGAAAGTGGTAAAACATATTGATCGTAACAAACAAATTTCAGCATAA
- a CDS encoding site-specific integrase, translating to MRITIAFLLKKSKKREDRTYPVYVRFTFNGKRAELSTKLFVDQNSWDISKERMTGSSSLAKTTNNRLDKVASNILDIYNQFEAGNKKFDVVDIKNKLCGIEEEHGIVEMFGVYMNTIESNIGKGFSATTLKHYKTSKNRLLNFLSDVYGKKEWNLSNIGYKFINDFDVYLKSKYNNSVNTAWCYHKHMKKVLNIAVAMDYLSTNPYVKFQVKTEQPKREFLTQKELKRIRKKKIEIERLAIVRDIFLFACYTGLSYADISKLAKQHIRIGNDGKNGLL from the coding sequence ATGAGGATTACAATTGCATTTTTACTTAAAAAATCAAAGAAGCGGGAAGACAGAACTTACCCCGTTTATGTCAGGTTTACGTTCAATGGAAAACGTGCTGAATTATCGACAAAGCTATTTGTTGATCAGAATTCCTGGGATATATCAAAAGAAAGAATGACTGGCTCATCAAGTTTAGCGAAGACAACTAATAATCGTCTTGATAAAGTAGCTTCTAATATTCTTGATATTTATAATCAGTTTGAAGCCGGGAACAAAAAGTTTGATGTAGTTGATATTAAAAACAAACTTTGCGGCATAGAAGAAGAGCATGGAATAGTTGAAATGTTTGGTGTTTATATGAACACGATTGAATCAAATATTGGCAAAGGATTTTCAGCTACAACGCTCAAACATTATAAAACCTCAAAAAACCGGCTTTTAAACTTTTTATCTGACGTCTATGGGAAGAAGGAGTGGAACCTTAGCAACATAGGTTATAAGTTTATTAATGATTTTGATGTATACCTAAAATCAAAATACAACAACAGTGTAAATACTGCCTGGTGTTACCATAAGCACATGAAGAAAGTATTGAATATTGCAGTTGCCATGGATTATCTTTCAACGAATCCGTATGTAAAGTTTCAAGTAAAAACAGAACAACCTAAACGCGAATTTTTAACTCAAAAGGAATTAAAAAGAATAAGGAAAAAGAAGATTGAGATTGAACGGCTTGCCATTGTGAGAGATATTTTTCTATTTGCCTGCTATACAGGATTATCTTATGCTGATATATCGAAGTTGGCAAAACAGCATATCAGAATAGGGAATGATGGAAAAAATGGATTATTATAG
- a CDS encoding site-specific integrase, with protein MAVAKNILKRYKNYPINDSKGLLLPVNSNQKMNAYLKEIADICGIKKNLSMHVARHTFATTITLTNGVPIETVSKILGHSSLKTTQIYARILDCKISEDMQKVKIG; from the coding sequence TTGGCTGTTGCTAAAAACATTTTAAAGCGCTATAAAAACTATCCAATAAATGATTCAAAAGGGCTATTGCTACCTGTAAACTCAAACCAAAAAATGAATGCTTATTTAAAGGAGATTGCTGATATATGCGGAATTAAAAAGAATTTATCAATGCACGTAGCCAGGCATACATTTGCTACAACAATAACATTAACAAATGGCGTACCAATTGAAACGGTTTCTAAAATACTTGGGCATAGCTCACTGAAAACAACACAGATTTATGCTCGGATTTTGGACTGTAAGATTTCAGAAGATATGCAGAAAGTAAAGATTGGTTAG
- a CDS encoding efflux RND transporter periplasmic adaptor subunit, producing the protein MLKVIGYNNLFVKFIVSTKNLYTVNTHKFPSIKLVILFFHLFALFSACTNKPNATAEVNKEALPEEKNRVEVVTLEKNDFLKEIVSNGKLSASQQAELYFKVSGSLATIDVKNGNTINKNDVIASLDNETYRLNMKKADITLEQANIDKLDALIGMGYTITDTLYAADHEAIADIRSGYNQAQVTFEEARLQLSKTELKAPFSGKISGIKQKPFEQANVSEPFCTLINDRSFYIDFPLLETEISKVKLGQDVTITPISGAQNTTGIICEIDPNIDENGLIWLKAEVQNPGEYMQGMNVKVSIKQAISDQLVVPKEAVVLRQNREVLFRYTNGIAYWTYINVLNENENEYAVMAAEGATLSAGDTVIVSNNLNLAHESEVEITN; encoded by the coding sequence ATGTTAAAAGTTATTGGATATAATAATCTGTTTGTTAAGTTTATAGTCTCAACAAAAAACCTGTATACCGTGAATACGCACAAATTTCCTTCCATAAAACTTGTCATCTTGTTTTTTCACTTATTCGCTTTGTTTTCAGCATGCACAAACAAACCCAATGCTACTGCCGAGGTAAATAAAGAGGCTCTTCCTGAAGAAAAAAACAGAGTGGAGGTAGTTACACTCGAAAAAAACGATTTTCTAAAAGAGATTGTGAGCAATGGTAAATTATCTGCCTCGCAGCAAGCTGAACTTTATTTCAAAGTTTCCGGCTCGTTGGCTACCATTGATGTGAAGAACGGGAATACCATAAATAAAAATGATGTTATTGCCAGTCTTGATAATGAGACATACCGTCTTAATATGAAGAAGGCCGACATTACCCTGGAGCAGGCCAATATTGACAAGTTGGATGCTTTGATTGGCATGGGGTACACCATTACCGACACGCTTTATGCAGCAGATCATGAAGCGATTGCCGATATCCGGTCGGGCTATAACCAGGCACAGGTAACTTTTGAAGAAGCCCGGCTGCAATTGTCAAAAACAGAACTAAAAGCACCGTTTTCCGGGAAAATTTCGGGAATTAAACAAAAACCTTTCGAGCAAGCCAATGTTTCAGAACCATTTTGTACACTTATTAATGATCGTAGTTTTTACATTGATTTTCCATTGCTTGAAACCGAAATCTCAAAAGTAAAACTAGGGCAAGATGTAACTATTACTCCTATTTCCGGCGCCCAAAATACTACCGGTATAATTTGTGAAATTGATCCGAACATCGATGAAAACGGATTAATCTGGTTAAAGGCTGAGGTGCAAAATCCCGGTGAGTATATGCAGGGAATGAATGTAAAAGTAAGCATAAAACAAGCTATATCCGATCAATTGGTTGTACCTAAAGAGGCTGTGGTATTACGTCAGAACCGTGAAGTGCTTTTCCGCTACACCAATGGAATTGCTTACTGGACCTACATAAACGTACTTAACGAAAACGAAAATGAATATGCAGTGATGGCTGCTGAAGGTGCAACGCTTTCAGCCGGCGATACGGTAATTGTTTCGAATAATCTAAACCTGGCGCACGAATCGGAAGTGGAAATTACTAACTAA
- a CDS encoding efflux RND transporter permease subunit, whose translation MVKFLIHRPIAVTMAFLAFLLVGIATTVQIPVSLMPDIDIPVISIRVPSNEMPARQLENSVVKQIRSVLKEVNHIEEMKSETRDGTAWIELRFKHGTSIDLASIEVNEKVDKAMNYLPRNMSRPEVIRASASDIPVFYLMVNKKQELITGNKEEFLQLSNFTSQVIRKRLEQLPEVALVDMSGLQYPEIKITPHTAYLQNGTFTISQLEQELNNNNIDLGNLLIRDGQYQYNIRFNTRLRDVSEIAEIPVNLNGKVVSLSEIADVSLQPQKPQGNIKINSESAISLAVIKQSDAKMADLKDKLNELVSYFKEDYPELEFTITRDQSKLLEYSINNLGQSLLIGGMLAFLILFVFLRERKAPWLIGISIPVSLLLSLFFFYLFKLSINIISLSGLILGVGMMIDNSIIVIDNITQYRDRHFTLSRACEVGTNEVIRPLISSVLTTCAVFIPLIFMKGMAGALFFDQAIAVTTGLSISLLVSITLLPTLYRLFYSKAKQEKQKRRKDPGYYRWYERGLKVVLRNQGLTLVFVLLLLAGAAVLGRMLTTSRFPEVSQDEMVLKIDWNEPLTLEENNKRVNELMASLTTKPLYFIEEAGKQQYLLNSGEDAGTTENKLIIKAESPAHLSKMIKEFSTYFAGNFPAVDFSFAEADNLFNLAFGKSDAPLIARFSHFNPGNKNYLDELSALLADLDKNYPNSLQSKLITRQLILLETDPEKLMFYEVDNDELYREVKSAFNVNTVFTINNNNMFVPVSIGNSYQSVYQIIQNIQVRNQNNEEIPLSGLVKVNSGSGLKSIVAGKENEYFPVEFEINPGDFKTVSEDIKTIAANHSSFDLMFGGSILSNRAMLTELLMIIGVSLLLLYFILAAQFESFVLPVIVLLEVPIDLFGAFLALKLFGAGINIMSAIGIIVMAGIIINDSILKIDTMNKLHDSGYSLIRSVMEAGHRRLKPIIMTSLTTILAMLPFLFQKGMGAELQQPLALAIIGGMLLGTLVSLYFIPMMYYLLKKGK comes from the coding sequence ATGGTAAAATTCCTGATTCACCGACCAATAGCTGTAACAATGGCATTTCTGGCTTTCCTGCTTGTAGGAATTGCTACGACCGTACAAATTCCGGTGTCGTTAATGCCCGATATCGATATTCCTGTTATCTCCATACGGGTGCCATCGAATGAAATGCCGGCCCGCCAGCTGGAAAATTCGGTAGTGAAACAAATCCGCAGTGTACTAAAAGAAGTGAACCACATTGAGGAGATGAAAAGCGAAACACGTGATGGAACAGCCTGGATCGAACTGCGCTTTAAACACGGAACTTCCATCGATCTAGCTTCCATTGAGGTGAACGAAAAAGTGGATAAGGCCATGAACTATCTTCCTCGCAATATGAGCCGCCCGGAAGTGATAAGAGCCAGCGCTTCGGATATACCCGTTTTTTACCTGATGGTGAATAAAAAGCAGGAACTAATAACCGGCAACAAAGAGGAATTTCTGCAACTAAGTAATTTCACCAGCCAGGTAATAAGAAAACGCCTGGAGCAGCTTCCTGAAGTTGCATTGGTCGACATGAGCGGTCTGCAATACCCCGAAATTAAAATCACACCACACACCGCCTACCTGCAAAACGGTACTTTTACCATTTCGCAACTGGAGCAGGAACTAAATAACAACAATATTGATTTGGGAAACCTTTTAATACGCGATGGCCAATACCAATACAACATTCGCTTTAACACCCGGCTTCGTGATGTTTCAGAGATTGCCGAGATTCCGGTAAACCTGAACGGAAAAGTGGTGTCGCTATCGGAAATTGCCGATGTGAGTCTTCAGCCACAAAAACCACAGGGAAACATAAAGATCAACTCAGAAAGTGCAATTAGCCTGGCAGTGATTAAACAATCGGATGCAAAAATGGCAGACTTAAAGGACAAGCTTAATGAGTTGGTCAGCTATTTTAAAGAAGATTACCCCGAACTGGAATTTACGATCACCCGCGATCAATCCAAACTATTGGAGTACTCGATCAATAACCTGGGGCAAAGTCTGCTAATCGGCGGAATGCTTGCGTTTCTGATACTATTTGTATTTCTGCGCGAACGAAAAGCTCCCTGGCTAATCGGTATCAGCATCCCGGTTTCGCTGTTGCTGTCCCTCTTTTTCTTTTACCTCTTTAAACTCTCCATCAACATTATTTCGCTTTCAGGATTGATACTTGGCGTTGGAATGATGATCGATAATTCGATTATTGTTATCGACAATATTACGCAATACCGCGACCGGCATTTTACCTTGTCACGGGCGTGCGAAGTGGGAACAAACGAAGTTATCCGGCCCTTAATCAGTTCGGTACTTACCACCTGCGCTGTTTTTATTCCTTTAATATTTATGAAAGGAATGGCCGGTGCCTTGTTTTTCGATCAGGCCATTGCAGTAACCACCGGCTTAAGTATTTCGTTGCTGGTTTCAATCACCCTCCTCCCTACCCTTTACAGGCTGTTTTATTCAAAAGCGAAACAGGAAAAACAAAAGCGCCGCAAAGATCCCGGTTATTATCGCTGGTACGAACGCGGATTAAAAGTTGTGCTCCGAAATCAGGGACTTACTCTTGTTTTTGTCCTCTTGCTATTAGCCGGTGCGGCGGTTTTAGGGCGAATGTTAACAACCTCGCGATTCCCGGAAGTAAGCCAGGATGAAATGGTTTTAAAAATTGACTGGAATGAACCGCTTACGCTCGAAGAAAATAACAAACGGGTAAATGAATTAATGGCTTCTTTAACTACAAAACCACTTTATTTTATTGAAGAAGCAGGAAAACAACAATACCTGTTAAACAGCGGAGAAGATGCCGGAACAACAGAAAACAAGCTGATAATAAAAGCAGAATCACCGGCACATTTATCAAAAATGATTAAAGAGTTTAGCACGTATTTTGCCGGGAATTTCCCCGCTGTCGATTTTAGTTTTGCGGAAGCCGACAACCTGTTTAACCTGGCCTTTGGCAAATCGGATGCCCCGCTAATTGCACGTTTTTCGCACTTTAACCCGGGCAATAAAAATTACCTCGATGAGCTTTCGGCCTTGTTGGCCGATCTGGATAAAAACTACCCCAACAGTTTGCAATCGAAACTGATAACACGACAATTGATTTTGCTGGAAACCGATCCGGAGAAACTGATGTTTTACGAGGTTGACAATGACGAACTTTACCGCGAAGTAAAAAGTGCTTTTAACGTGAATACGGTGTTTACCATCAACAACAACAATATGTTTGTTCCGGTGAGCATCGGCAACTCCTACCAATCGGTTTATCAAATCATTCAAAATATACAGGTAAGAAATCAGAACAATGAGGAAATTCCTCTGTCGGGATTGGTAAAAGTAAATAGTGGTTCAGGCTTAAAATCCATTGTTGCCGGTAAGGAAAACGAATATTTCCCGGTGGAATTTGAGATCAACCCGGGTGATTTTAAAACGGTTTCAGAAGATATTAAAACCATTGCGGCAAATCACTCCTCTTTCGACCTTATGTTTGGGGGCTCCATACTTTCGAACCGAGCCATGCTTACAGAATTACTGATGATTATTGGAGTTAGTTTACTCCTGCTCTATTTCATTCTGGCTGCACAGTTCGAATCGTTTGTTCTACCCGTAATTGTATTGCTTGAAGTTCCGATCGACCTGTTTGGCGCATTTCTGGCGCTAAAACTTTTTGGTGCCGGAATCAATATTATGTCGGCCATCGGAATTATTGTAATGGCCGGGATTATCATCAACGATTCCATCCTGAAAATCGATACCATGAACAAGTTACACGATTCAGGTTATTCCTTGATCCGTTCGGTTATGGAAGCCGGACACCGGCGTTTAAAACCAATTATAATGACCAGTTTAACCACTATTCTTGCAATGCTTCCTTTCCTTTTTCAGAAAGGTATGGGCGCCGAATTGCAACAACCACTGGCACTGGCAATTATAGGAGGAATGCTGCTGGGCACACTGGTAAGTTTATACTTTATTCCGATGATGTATTATTTGCTGAAGAAAGGGAAATAG
- a CDS encoding 6-bladed beta-propeller, which produces MKLKHNSFQIFGILFLVSLLSCACQEKKGQKVSLQETASFYTIPFDQIVKNKREVKLSEFASEAKIIQFENIPEAMLGDVEDIELTKDYIFVKFWEHPVLQFSHDGKFIRDIGKRGKGPGEYGTCMKLSIDEKNEKVYIHTGELDVKVFNFKGDYLKTYNYEALENFMCFWIWGRDSCLISYFEPMRGTEPFVFIEHNAKGDTLQTIANHIFWDSKGEFGSITPFFGVQNFYYCFNGKTHLKGAYNDTVYTYNNSNKLVPKYCIDLGRYKLPDDLIYERKRTRPVPDNLIWTGVHETSDNIFIPYGYHYDIEKPELRNEKQGLVLYNKNTKEGLAIKETKQGGLIDDFTGGPDFRPIRINGNTAIMLVTALDMKLYLESDAFRNKAVKFPEEKEKLIQLNKTLNENDNHFFVLAKLN; this is translated from the coding sequence ATGAAATTAAAACATAATTCTTTTCAAATTTTTGGAATTTTATTCCTGGTTTCATTGCTTTCTTGCGCGTGTCAAGAGAAAAAAGGACAAAAGGTAAGTTTACAAGAAACCGCTTCTTTTTACACCATTCCCTTCGACCAGATTGTAAAGAACAAACGAGAAGTTAAATTATCGGAGTTTGCATCTGAAGCTAAAATTATCCAGTTTGAGAATATTCCTGAAGCAATGCTGGGAGACGTTGAGGACATTGAGCTAACAAAGGATTACATCTTTGTAAAATTCTGGGAACATCCTGTGTTGCAATTCTCGCACGATGGAAAATTTATCAGAGACATCGGAAAAAGAGGAAAAGGACCGGGTGAATATGGCACTTGTATGAAATTGTCGATAGATGAAAAAAATGAAAAAGTTTATATTCATACAGGAGAGCTTGACGTGAAGGTTTTTAATTTTAAGGGAGACTACCTGAAAACCTATAATTATGAAGCCCTTGAGAATTTCATGTGTTTCTGGATATGGGGCCGCGATAGTTGTTTAATCAGTTATTTTGAACCGATGAGAGGAACAGAACCTTTTGTTTTTATTGAGCACAATGCAAAAGGAGATACGTTACAAACTATTGCTAATCATATATTTTGGGATTCAAAAGGAGAATTCGGAAGTATAACTCCATTCTTTGGCGTACAGAATTTCTATTATTGTTTTAATGGTAAAACTCATTTAAAAGGTGCTTATAACGACACCGTCTATACGTATAATAACAGTAATAAGTTAGTTCCGAAATATTGTATAGACTTAGGTCGTTATAAGCTCCCGGATGATTTAATTTACGAACGCAAACGAACCCGACCTGTTCCTGACAATTTAATTTGGACTGGCGTGCACGAAACCTCCGATAACATTTTTATTCCTTATGGCTACCATTACGATATTGAGAAACCGGAGTTGCGGAATGAAAAGCAAGGATTGGTTTTGTATAATAAAAATACAAAGGAAGGCCTGGCCATAAAAGAAACAAAACAAGGCGGACTTATTGATGACTTTACCGGAGGCCCCGATTTCAGACCAATAAGGATAAACGGAAATACCGCTATAATGTTGGTAACAGCCCTTGATATGAAATTGTACCTCGAATCGGATGCCTTCAGAAACAAAGCGGTAAAATTCCCGGAGGAAAAGGAAAAACTAATTCAGTTGAATAAAACACTTAACGAAAACGACAACCACTTTTTTGTATTGGCAAAACTCAACTAA
- a CDS encoding 6-bladed beta-propeller produces the protein MKKLNFTPFLMVLVIVLFTQCQPREKGSQARLITVNGSEVIDCNISEVTDTIDLPLSEIITECEVIPLETNEKSLFESVYHIGISKNYIAIHSRGQYPIKLFNREGKFIRDIGKIGRGPGEFNSLYGIQLDEAASKVYLTPFANARELIVYSLDNENLPPIPLTYKQSKCQTFVENNTVTVLSMPFEGSGIPVAYQQDLAGKVIQEVQPMPHQILRPDFSSEVSSTRNAGANDIFILAYGSKTPDTLYYYNTKTNRLDPKFVATFSGENQGTWLYDWKSYYRTWVFGKYNGKKVLVDKKTLKSDFFRIKNDFYGGIELYKFFMSNNGWFVASMPAHELKTKFTELLENGDLKTTEKEKIKGITAQLDENDNEVLFVGKMK, from the coding sequence ATGAAAAAACTAAATTTCACTCCCTTTCTAATGGTACTTGTGATTGTACTTTTTACCCAGTGCCAACCCCGCGAAAAAGGTTCGCAGGCTAGGCTGATTACGGTAAACGGCAGCGAGGTAATTGATTGTAACATCAGCGAAGTTACTGATACAATTGATTTACCTCTTAGTGAGATTATCACAGAATGCGAAGTAATCCCTCTCGAAACCAACGAAAAATCCTTATTCGAAAGTGTGTATCACATCGGAATTTCAAAAAATTACATTGCCATTCACAGCCGTGGGCAGTATCCTATAAAGTTATTTAACCGGGAAGGAAAGTTTATCCGTGACATTGGTAAAATAGGGAGAGGCCCGGGCGAGTTTAATTCGCTTTACGGAATCCAGTTGGACGAAGCAGCCAGTAAGGTTTATTTAACGCCTTTCGCCAATGCCAGAGAATTGATAGTTTACAGTTTGGACAATGAAAATCTGCCTCCAATTCCGTTGACGTACAAACAATCAAAATGCCAAACCTTTGTCGAAAATAATACGGTTACGGTTTTGTCGATGCCCTTTGAAGGCAGCGGTATTCCGGTAGCATATCAGCAGGATTTAGCCGGGAAAGTTATTCAGGAAGTACAACCTATGCCACATCAGATTTTACGTCCTGATTTTAGTAGTGAAGTTTCGTCAACAAGGAATGCCGGAGCTAACGATATTTTTATTTTGGCTTACGGATCAAAAACTCCGGATACCCTATATTATTATAACACCAAGACCAACAGGCTTGACCCGAAATTTGTGGCAACTTTTAGCGGCGAGAACCAGGGAACCTGGTTATACGACTGGAAAAGTTACTATCGGACATGGGTGTTCGGAAAATACAACGGGAAAAAAGTTCTGGTTGATAAAAAAACGCTGAAATCTGATTTTTTCCGGATAAAGAATGATTTTTACGGAGGAATTGAGCTGTACAAGTTTTTTATGAGTAACAACGGCTGGTTTGTAGCTTCAATGCCGGCACATGAGCTTAAAACCAAATTTACCGAATTGCTGGAAAACGGAGATCTGAAAACTACCGAAAAAGAGAAAATCAAAGGTATTACGGCTCAACTGGATGAAAACGACAATGAAGTTCTTTTTGTGGGAAAGATGAAATAA